The Candidatus Eremiobacteraceae bacterium sequence CATGCGGCCGCAGCGTCGACGTCGTCGGTTCGAACTTATTATTGGCGCCACCGCCGTACTCGTGGATGACGATCGAACCATCGTCTTGGACCTTGAGATAGTCCTCCGCTCTCGAGCCCCAACACGTTCCGAAGATGCCTTTCCTCGAGGTGTCGAACGAATTGTAGACGCGCGAAACCTCCATGAGCAATCCGCCCGGCTCGCGGAGATCGGTGAATTCGAGATTGAAATCGCCGTAGCGCGTGACCTGAAATGGCGCGCCTGCGAACGCCGGTGCGGACGTGAAAAGGCAGACGAGGACAGCCAGGCCGCAACGAACGACTGCACGCACCAGTCGTCTATTTTCCATTGCCCGGCACCTTTCGCAGGATGTCGATGGCTTGCGCTACCAAGGGATCGGAGACGCTGGAGGGATCGCTTTCGCGGAGTGCGAGTGCGGCGGCGTTGCGCGGACTCGGAATGCCGCCGCGAATCGGCCAGAGAAAGATGCCTCCGTTCTGTGCGCCGATCACAACGGCGGACCCGTCCGGCGTGAACGCGGCGAATGTCGCTCGCGACGCCGGCACCGATACGGACGCGACGAGGTCGCCGGATGCTCGATCCCAGAGCTTCAGGGTACCGTCCGACGACGTCGCAAGAAGAAACGTAGAATCAACCGGCGAGAACAACGCGGATTCGATCTCTGCATCTCCGCCTTCCAGTTGCACGTGCGAGCGTCCGGGTTGCGAGAGGTCCCAAATCGCGCCCGGCGTTCCGCCATTTCCCGCGGAGGCGAGCCATTTGCCGTCGCTGGACAGCGCAAGCGCCAAGACTCGATCGTCGTTGCTCGGCCAGCGCTGCACTTCTGCGCCCTTTGGATTGACGAGGTGAATCGTACCTGTTACGCCTCCGAGCGCAAAGCCGCTCGGGTCAGGAATGCCTTCGGATACGTCGCGCCACGAACCGTAAGTGTGTTGGGCATCGCTGGAATCGATCGAACCGTATCCCGAAGCGCTGATCGCGAGCACGACCTTGCCATCGTCCGTCAATGCGAGCGATCGAATGCCGGTTTGCCAGCCGGGCTCATTGGCTAGCCTTTTCGAGCCGTCGCTCGACCACACCGACCACCCATTCGTCTTGTAAACCGGATTCGCAAGGCTCGTATCGGTCTGCGCGACGATGACGTCATGGCTCCCGCCGACAAATGCAGCTTGCGTGAAGCGTTTTTGTGGCGCACTGACGTGGATCTTGAGCAGCGGGCTCGCGCCTGTCGCGTGCGAATTCCAGACCTTCGCCGTGTCGCCGCCCGCCGTCACGATGCGTTGTCCGTCGGCGCTGAAATGGGCGGCGACGACCCAACCCTGCCCCGGCGACTGCGACAACACGCGCTGTATGCGCGGCTCGGCCGCCATCGTCCACACGGCGGCCGTACCGTCTTGGCTTGCGGTCAACATCCGCCCGCCGCTGCGGTCGAACTCGATCGATTCGACGGCGCCATGATGCGAGAAGTCGGCGCGCGCGAGCGGAGACGACGCATGCCACAAATAAACTTTTCCGTCGTCGCCGCCGGTCGCAAGCAGATTCCCATCCGGAGAGAAACCTGCGACGGGCGCGGCGCCCGTATGCGCGCGCAGGACGGCGACGGGATCGCCTTCGAGCGTCCAGAGGTTGACGGATCCGTCGGCATACGTCGTCTCGATGCCGTTGCCCGACGGATTGAACGACGCGGTCAGCGCCGCCGGCGCACCGGCCTTTGCGGCCAACGTCTTTTGGACCGCGCCGCTCGCCGCGTCGAGAATCACCGCACTGCCGTCTTCGCTCGCGCTCAGAACGCGTCCGCCACTCGAATCGAAGCCGATCGCATCGATGGCGCCATGCTGATCATGACTTTCGATTTTCGACTTTGCACCGATGTCGAACACGATGATCGTTCCGTCGATCGCGCCTGCCGCAACGCGTTTCCCATCCGGAGAGATCGCGAGGCGCACGAGCGGGCTCTTCGACGTCACTGAGCTCGAGCCGATCTGATCGCCGGTCTTCGAATCCCAAACTCCGAGCGAGCCGTCGGCGGCGCACGCGGCGACGATGCGATCGTCCGGGCCGAACAACGCATCGTTGGCGGACACGCCCGGCGTCGATCCGTTCCACGCCAACATCATCGCGCCGCCCTGGACGTTCCAGATCTTCACTTTGCCGTCGCTGCCCGACGTCAGAATGCGCTTCCCGTCGTGACTGAAGACGACGGAGTTCACTCGTCCGGCATGCCCTTCGAGTTGGTCCCGCTGATCGCGCATCGCGATCGGTGGCGGATCGGAGCTCGGCGTGATTCCCGCGAGGTCGTGCAGCTTTGCCGATCCGTCGCGGCCGACGGTCGCGAGGTACCGCCCGCTCGGGTCGAACGCGAGCGCGGTGATCAGGTCGCCTTGATCGCGGAATTCGTGGATCAGCTGGCCGGACGTTCGCCACAGTTTGGCAGACCCGTCGCTGCTGGCCGTCGCGAACTGCCCCTTGGCTTGATTGGGATTGAACGCCAGCGCGGTGATGAGGTCGTCGTGCGCTTGGATCGATCGTGCACGAAGCGCAAGTTTCTCGAACGCTTGGCGGAGCAACAGCTGCAGGACGGAGTTGTGCGAGTCGCTGCTGTATGCCGCCGCGAGCAGGAGCGCCGCTTCGTCGTCGTTGCCGTCGAGTAATTTCTGGCGACCCACTTGGAGAAACACCTGCGAGCGTTCGTTGAGCGCCTGGCCGCGCTGCTGATTGGCCGAGGCGGTCTGCGCGATCGCCACGCCGCGCTGCTGCTTGGCGATCGTGGCTTGGGTGTCGGCGCGTCGTGCCTCTGAGCTCGCCCGCTGCGCAGCCGCACGTTCTCTTCGTGCGGCGATCGCCTCGTTCTGGTTGGCGGTATTTGCCTGCCCTTCCATCGTCTGAGCTGTCTTCGTCGCCGAGTCGGCCGCGGTCTTGGCCTTGACCGCTTCATCGAGCGCGGCAACCGCCCGGGTCTGCGCGAACCAAGCGACGCCGGCCATAGAGAGCGCGAGCAATGCGATCACGCACATCGCGATCGCGGCGAGCCGCGTTCGATGGGTGAGCCGTTGCGCGGCATCGGCGCGCATCCGGTCGACTTCCGCTTGATGCTCGAGCCGCTCGCGCTTCGCGCTTTCGTCGGCTTCGATCTTGCGACGCTCTTGCTCGCGTTCGCGGCGCTCTGCTTCCTCTTCGCGCGCGCGTTCGAGCGCAAGAGCCGCGAGGCTGTTCTGGAACAGGCTCTCGACGCTCGCGGCGCGTCCCCCGTAGCGCTCCGCCCACGCCTCGGTGCGCGGACGCGATTTCCACCAACGCCAACGCGCTTCGACCTGATCGAGCGGGAGCGTGACCGAATTCGATCCCGATTCGGCTTCAAGCAGCGCGAGCAGTGCTCGATAAAAACGACCGTCGGCGTCTTCGGCTGCGAGCCATCCGGTTTGGATCCGGCCGTCAAACGTGTGCGTCTGTTCGGCGCTGATGCGGGTCCAGCGGCGCAAGAGCGCTTCATGGACCACGTCGATGCGCGATTCGTCGCGAAGCACCGGTAGGGCGGATGCCGGTGGAACGATGAACGAACAGTCGTCGGCGCGGAATCGATTGAGAACGCGCAACAGCTCGTCCTTCGGAACGCCGGTCTCCGCAAGCAAGCGAGATAGGAGCAGCGCTCGACGCGTGGCACGGCCTTCCTTGTCGACTTCGCTGAGCGCCCGAAAGACCTGCTCGACGGCAAGTTCGAGACCTGGCAGCGATGCCATGACTTCGTCGGCGTGTTTCGAGAGTGCACCAGAAATGGTGCCGATCGACTGGTACTGCGTGAGACCGAGGTGCGGCATCGTGCCAGGTGCGCCTTCGGATTCGGTGCGGTCCCACAGCCGCGCGAGGCAGTGCTGCAAAACGGGCAGCTGATCGATCTCACTGCCTGCGTCGTTCAGCAGGAGCTCGACGAGCGTCGCATCGATGGAAGCGCCGGCCTTTTCGATGGGTTTGCGTATGACGTCTTCACGTTGATCGCGGGTAAGCGAGGGCACAAGGAACTGGGCCGCACTCACGGCCTCCGGCAATCCGTGGAATTGCGCGCAATCGCCGATGAAGTCGGAGCGCATGGTGATCAGAACGTTCACCGAACTGGACCGGCTGCGGGTCGCTTCAAGCAGCAGCTGCACGAAGTTGGTGGCCTCGTCACGCCAGAGCGCATCGCCGGCGCGCCCGCGGCCTGTGGTCGCGGCATATCGGAACAATTCCTCGAACTGATCCACGACGAGCAGCACCGACTTCCCCTCGAGGACCGGAATCTCGTCGAGGGTCTTCGTCAGACCGAAGCTCGAGCGTTTCAGCGCGAAGGCAGTACGGTCGCGCCTGATCTCGAAGTCTTCGTCGCCTTCCTGCGCGAGTTGCGCGACCGCGCGGGCAAGGGCGTCGAGCGGCGCATCGCCGGGATGCAACGTCGCGAAGCGCCATGTTCGCCCGCCCGAGCCCTGGCTTTCTTCCTGGATGACCGGCAAGAGGCCGGCGCGCACGAGCGAGGATTTACCGCTTCCCGAACTTCCCACGACGGCGATGAAGCGGCTGTGCTCGAGGAGCCGGAACAAGGAATAGATCTGATCTTCGCGGCCGAAGAATATGTCGCGATCTTCGAAATCGAACGGCCGGAGGCCGGGGAACGGTCGCATCGGTTACGCCGCGCCCTTGGGTGGCTGCGTCGCGAAGATCAGCGGATCGAGCGCTTCCGGAAGCAGTTTCTCAGAGGCGGTGAGATCGAGGACCACGTCGATTTCATTGCGCGGCGGCAGCTGGACGAGAAGCTCCTTTCGCTCACCCGGCGGCGGTCCAGCGACGAGCCCCCGGCATGCGAATCGTTTGTCTCGCCCGAGATCGCGCCAGTTCTTCAACTCGCGCGACTGGCTCTTCACCCAAACTTCGGCGGCCTTCGCCCAACATAAGACGACGGCATCGCAGTCGGCCAACTCGCGACGGTGCAGTGCGGCCAACTCCGCAGGATCGCCCTCGAATGCTGGAAAGACCGGCTGAATGCCTCGCAGCTCGAGCGCTTTTGCGATCTCGATGGCGTATTGCGTGTCTTCGGGCCGGTGATAGAGGTAGACGCGCGCGTTCGGCTCGATGACTTCGATGGCCGGCACCGGAGGCGTGTTCTTGTCGAGATGCTGGATCACGAACTGCGCGAATGCGCTGATCTCGCTGCCTTCGACGGTATCACCGTCGAGTTTCTGATCGAATTTCGCGAGGACCGCGAACGGGTCGCGAGCCTCTGCGTCGTGCTCTTGTGACCGTTCGTCGACGAGGATTCGCGGCGCCCAGATGACGCGGTGCGCTTTCTTCTCGGCAGCGAGCTTCAACTGCAGCGGCACGACGGGTTCGCACTCTTCAGGAGCCCAACCGGCCTTGGCGCCCAGCAGATGTATCGACAGCTCCGCGCCGTCGAGCGCATCGCGGATGTAGTCGTTGGCGCTTGCGTCGGCCGGCAACTCAACGTCCGGGTTCGGTGCGACGACGAATCCGCGTTGCCGCAATTCGTCCACCAGGCGGGCGTACGGCGCCCGCATATCGGCTGCGGGTCTTGCGAGAAAGACCTTTCGGCCGCTCGACGATACGGGCGTCCACGACGGCGCGATGAGCGCGGAAGCCGGTTGCGGCACGTGCTCGTGCTCGCAGGCGCGACGCCAGATGTCTTCTGCGAGCTCCTGCGTCCGCTCGTGGAATTCTTCGCGCGCCTTTCCGCGGACGAAAAATTCCTGGAAGCGGGTCGGGTTGTCTTCGTCCGGCGCATAGAAAAGATAGCCCTCTTGCCCTTGCAAGAGCGGTGGACGGGCTGCCGGTTCGATATGGTTCTTGCCGGCGACGATGATGCGCCGTTTGACCGCATCGTCGCCTTCGCTCTTCCAGCGCTGCTGGAAGAGGTCGAGTTCGCGCCGGCAAAATTCGCGGTGAACCCAGTTATTGGAAAGCACCACGAGCAGCAGGGCCGATTCTTTGATCCCCGTGTCGATGATCGGATCGAATTGTTCGCTGCGCGCGATGGCACGCTTGTCTCGCCAGATGACGGGCGTGGGCTCGCCGAAGCACGTGAAATGAAACTCCAAGTGCTTTAGAAGCGTGGTGACAAAGCCTTTTCCGTCACCGTCTAATGGCGGTAAGTCGTCGTTGCGCGCGTACGAAACGAAGATCTGGAATGGCATAGTGTACCTAAGAATTTCCCGGCTGTCAGCCGAGGGATTCTCTTGCTCTTGTCAGAGTCCTGGACCAGAACATGCTCGCCGGCCGCCCGTCATGCGCTAGGTATGGACGAAGGAAAGCGGGCGATCTCGGTGCAGGATGAGCCAATCGGCGTGCTCCGAGAGGGCTTCGTGTCCGAGTTGCTCCAGCACTTTGAGCGGGTCGCCGGTGTGATCGCGCAAGCGCCGCCTCGCGGCATCGAAGACCGTGAACATATGCTGGTAGCGCCGCGCGTTTTCTGTGAAGCCGCGTTGCTGCTCGTAGAAACGGATCAAGAGCGCGAGCATGCCGCCGAGCGCGAACGGCATCGTGGCCAAATAGGTGAGCATGTGGTTCACCTGGGGCTCATGTGCGGCCAGCGCCGCGAGCCAGCCGTGCGAGATCGACCATATCAAGCTCGCGGCGACTGCGGAGATCGCGCCGCCTGCAGCGACCACGAGAACTGTGGCTCGGTGCGCGCGGGCGAGATGCGCTTCTTCTCGCTTGCCGGCTTTCTCGTAATACTGAAGTTGGTTGTCGATCCACCGCACGCATTCATCATGCGCCGGTGATTCGTCGGCTCGCGCTGTGCCAACGTCGGTGATCAAGTACGCCGTACGAAGCGCCAGCCGGATCCACGCAAGTTCGCCTTGTTGCATCTGCAAGTACGACGCTTCCACCAGACGATTCCGCAGGCCGGCGCAATTCCATGTGTACTGCACGCGCAGAGCTTCGGCGATCGCGCGGTAGTCTTGGTAGCGATTTTCGTAGTCGCTCCGCTTTGCGATCGCGAAGACGACGAGCGCGACGGCGAGAAATCCGACTCTCGCAACGATGCCGGCCCAACTCGGGATATGAAACGAGCCGTCCGTAGGCAGCACCAACTGCGCGGCGCCGGCGAGTGCGGTCGCGATGTACAGGAGTCTGAGCGACCGCAGCGTTTGCCATTGCTGCTCGTTCGCGGCCGCATCGGTACGGTCGCCGAACGCGACGAGCCGGTCCGTTGCCATCGACGCCGGCTCGCGCGCGAGATCTTGATTGAAGCGTTCGAGGTGGGCGAGCGCGTTCTCGAAGTCTTGCTCGCCGCTCGACCTCCCGGGCGGATTGGCTTTCGCACCGGCGCTTGGGCGCTCCGGGTAGATGTCGAGCAGCGAATAGCACTGCGCAGGCTGCGGCTGACCGGTGCGAGGCGTGACGATGTGGAAGACCGGCCCGACGTCCGGCATGTACGCGACGAGCGCGTCGCCGACCACACTCGGTATGCCGCCTTTGCGAAGCTCGACCACCTGCGCCGTTCCGCCGGGACCGCGCGCGGGTAAACCGTCCCAAAACGCAACGAGCACGTGACTGTAGTATGCGATGAAGTCTGCGACGTCGACGTAGTTCTGCGCACGCGACGCGGATTTCCCGACGACGACGATGTCTCGGCATCGTGGGAGCACGCGTCGAAACCGCTCAAGTTCAGCCGGCGTGAAGTCTTTCTCGTACTCGGGCTGCGGCATCGGCAGACAGCCGAGGACGGGATGTCCGCGCTCGATCGCTTCTTCCGCCGCGATGAGATCGGCGCCGGCTGCAAGCCCAGAGAGCACGAGCAACTCCATCGATGGATGGCGCTGCTTCAATCGGGTCAGAACTTCGCCGAATCGTTTGCGCAGCGGTGCTTCCGCGTCCGCCGGAAGATCGCGATGACCGGTGACGCCGACGACGAGCGGCAGCACATCGAACGACGCACTCATAGTTTGATAAATTGTTAGAAGAGGCCCGCACGCCCTTCCCGAACACGGCTCGAGCATGAAATCGTTTGTGTTCGTGATTATGTTCTTTGGCGGGGAGCGCTCCTAAATGCCGGACGCGAACACTCTTCTCGAACGCCGCATCGCGGCACCCGGACCGAAGAAGCTCCTCTCAATCGACGGGGGCGGAATCCGCGGGCTGATCGCGCTCGAGTTCCTCGCCCGGATCGAGACATTGTTGCGCGAAAAGCTGGGCCGCAGCGATCTGGTGCTGGCGGATTACTTCGACTACGTCGGCGGAACCAGCACGGGCGCGATCATCGCCACATTCATCTCGCTGGGATTCCCGACGCAGACGATCCTCGAGTTCTACCGCACCGGCGCGCACACCATGTTCGAGCCGTCCAACGTGTTTTTGCGGCTTGAACGCAAGTTCGGATCCAACACATTCTTGGCCAAACTCTTGAACACCGTCGGCGTGCTGTCATCCTCATCGATGTTCACGCAAGAGGCGCTCGCAGCGAAGATCAAATCGGTGATCGGACCCGATGGCGACCGCGATGCCACGCTCGGGACGGACAAACTCCGCACGCTTCTGCTCATCGTCATGCGCAATGCGTCGACCGATTCACCGTGGCCCGTATCCAATAATCCTCGAGCCAAGTATAACCGGCTCGACCTACCGGACTGCAACTTGAGCCTGCCGCTGTGGCAACTCGTCCGCGCGAGCACTGCCGCGCCCGTATTCTTTCCCCCGGAAGTGATGCACGTCGGCGATCAGCAGTTCGTCTTCGTCGACGGCGGCGTGACCGTGTACCATAACCCGGCGTTTCTGCTCTTCCTCATGGCGACGCTTCCACCGTATGCAGTGGAGTGGCCGGCGGGCGAAGAGAACTTGCTGTTGGTCTCGGTCGGTACCGGCACGAGCGAGAACGTGAACCTTCGGCTTCGCGCGCGGGAGATGAACTTGATGTACAACTTGCAGTCGCTGCCCTCCGCGCTCATCCAAGCCGCGACCACGGAGCAGGATCTCCTGTGCCGCGTCTTCGGAAAAGCGCGCACGGGTGAAGCGATAGATTCGGAGATCGGCGATCTCGTGGGCAATCGGGCGCCACTGGCCGAGAAACTCTTCACGTATTCGCGCTATAACGTCGACCTGTCTCGGCAAGGACTCGACAAACTTGGGTTGAACCGAATCGACGAAAAAGCGGTTCAGCCGTTTGACATCGCGCATCTCGACGAATTGCAGACCGTCGGTAAGACGGCGGCGAATCGGTGCATTTCTCTTGCCGACTTCGATGGCTTTTCCTGATCGGCGAGGCGAACCGTAGGAGGGCGAGCCCTATGACCCGCAAGGCCTTTTCCATTTTCCTAGCGTGCAGCCTCATCGCAACGGTCGTGACCGGCGCGTCTGGTGCGTCGAGCCCTTCGCAGCCGCTATCCACCTCCGTCTGCGGCACCGGCGACCTCACCGATATCGTGGCCGTGTACGACTTCGATTCACCGACCTACAAGAGCGCTCCCCAAACAGTACCCCCGGGCGTGAAGAGCTATTTGGCGCAACTCCTCACCGGCCGGCTCCAGACGTGCGCGGCGCTCGCAGGTCCGGTAGCGTCCCAAGCGTGTTCGCCCGGCTCCCGCGATTCCGATCCGCACACCCTTTGGATGCAATTGAAGTTCTGCGAAAGTGTTCTGGGGCTGCAACCGCACGCGCGCCAGCAAGCCCCGCTCGTCGTTGCCCAAGAGCCGACATTCTACGTGGTTCTCGGCGTCGGAGCCGGAAGCGGCGGCGCCCCGGGTGGCCAATCCAGCGGAGGCGGAGGCAAAAGCGGCGGTGGCGGGGGCGCCACCGGGAGCACGGCGACCGGATCGTCCGTCGACAATCCGGCATATTTTCTGCTCTTCTTGGTCGCCCAAAAACTCGAGCGCGACGTCTGCCTCCGCAGCGGCATCACGATAAAGGATTGCGACGCGCGACATCCCGTTGCGGTCTTGCCGGAATCCACGTGGAATCTCGAAGACCTTCGAACGCAATGCGCGGACGACCCGTACGTTGCGAACGACCCCAACGATCCTTACGGTTCGCTGGACGGCCGGAAGCCGGCCGGTCACGGGACCCTCGGGGCGGTCGTCCTCAATGGCTCGACGGTCACCGCCGACGGCACATTCGCCGTGGTCACAGTGTACGGCAGCAGCGAAGCGAACTATTCCACGCAAGTCGTCGAGTGCACGCCACGCAGCGCACCGTTTCTGTCAACGGTGTGGTCGGACAACATCTCAAACGGCAATAAGACCACCGCACTTTCGTTCTTCCCGATCGCGCTCGCCGGAACGCTTATCGCTGCCCGTTCCGCCGCAAGAGTCGCGACGCTCCCTGCGCCGAATTCGTCAGCGTCGCCGGGCGTGGTGAACAACTTCCTCTCGTATCAGACCTCGGTCGCCTTGGGCACCTTCGCGGCCAACACGAGCTCGCTGACACTCGGCAATCCGTCCTCTGGACTTACGTTTCGCCACACGTTCGAAG is a genomic window containing:
- a CDS encoding WD40 repeat domain-containing protein, which translates into the protein MRPFPGLRPFDFEDRDIFFGREDQIYSLFRLLEHSRFIAVVGSSGSGKSSLVRAGLLPVIQEESQGSGGRTWRFATLHPGDAPLDALARAVAQLAQEGDEDFEIRRDRTAFALKRSSFGLTKTLDEIPVLEGKSVLLVVDQFEELFRYAATTGRGRAGDALWRDEATNFVQLLLEATRSRSSSVNVLITMRSDFIGDCAQFHGLPEAVSAAQFLVPSLTRDQREDVIRKPIEKAGASIDATLVELLLNDAGSEIDQLPVLQHCLARLWDRTESEGAPGTMPHLGLTQYQSIGTISGALSKHADEVMASLPGLELAVEQVFRALSEVDKEGRATRRALLLSRLLAETGVPKDELLRVLNRFRADDCSFIVPPASALPVLRDESRIDVVHEALLRRWTRISAEQTHTFDGRIQTGWLAAEDADGRFYRALLALLEAESGSNSVTLPLDQVEARWRWWKSRPRTEAWAERYGGRAASVESLFQNSLAALALERAREEEAERREREQERRKIEADESAKRERLEHQAEVDRMRADAAQRLTHRTRLAAIAMCVIALLALSMAGVAWFAQTRAVAALDEAVKAKTAADSATKTAQTMEGQANTANQNEAIAARRERAAAQRASSEARRADTQATIAKQQRGVAIAQTASANQQRGQALNERSQVFLQVGRQKLLDGNDDEAALLLAAAYSSDSHNSVLQLLLRQAFEKLALRARSIQAHDDLITALAFNPNQAKGQFATASSDGSAKLWRTSGQLIHEFRDQGDLITALAFDPSGRYLATVGRDGSAKLHDLAGITPSSDPPPIAMRDQRDQLEGHAGRVNSVVFSHDGKRILTSGSDGKVKIWNVQGGAMMLAWNGSTPGVSANDALFGPDDRIVAACAADGSLGVWDSKTGDQIGSSSVTSKSPLVRLAISPDGKRVAAGAIDGTIIVFDIGAKSKIESHDQHGAIDAIGFDSSGGRVLSASEDGSAVILDAASGAVQKTLAAKAGAPAALTASFNPSGNGIETTYADGSVNLWTLEGDPVAVLRAHTGAAPVAGFSPDGNLLATGGDDGKVYLWHASSPLARADFSHHGAVESIEFDRSGGRMLTASQDGTAAVWTMAAEPRIQRVLSQSPGQGWVVAAHFSADGQRIVTAGGDTAKVWNSHATGASPLLKIHVSAPQKRFTQAAFVGGSHDVIVAQTDTSLANPVYKTNGWSVWSSDGSKRLANEPGWQTGIRSLALTDDGKVVLAISASGYGSIDSSDAQHTYGSWRDVSEGIPDPSGFALGGVTGTIHLVNPKGAEVQRWPSNDDRVLALALSSDGKWLASAGNGGTPGAIWDLSQPGRSHVQLEGGDAEIESALFSPVDSTFLLATSSDGTLKLWDRASGDLVASVSVPASRATFAAFTPDGSAVVIGAQNGGIFLWPIRGGIPSPRNAAALALRESDPSSVSDPLVAQAIDILRKVPGNGK
- a CDS encoding toll/interleukin-1 receptor domain-containing protein; the encoded protein is MPFQIFVSYARNDDLPPLDGDGKGFVTTLLKHLEFHFTCFGEPTPVIWRDKRAIARSEQFDPIIDTGIKESALLLVVLSNNWVHREFCRRELDLFQQRWKSEGDDAVKRRIIVAGKNHIEPAARPPLLQGQEGYLFYAPDEDNPTRFQEFFVRGKAREEFHERTQELAEDIWRRACEHEHVPQPASALIAPSWTPVSSSGRKVFLARPAADMRAPYARLVDELRQRGFVVAPNPDVELPADASANDYIRDALDGAELSIHLLGAKAGWAPEECEPVVPLQLKLAAEKKAHRVIWAPRILVDERSQEHDAEARDPFAVLAKFDQKLDGDTVEGSEISAFAQFVIQHLDKNTPPVPAIEVIEPNARVYLYHRPEDTQYAIEIAKALELRGIQPVFPAFEGDPAELAALHRRELADCDAVVLCWAKAAEVWVKSQSRELKNWRDLGRDKRFACRGLVAGPPPGERKELLVQLPPRNEIDVVLDLTASEKLLPEALDPLIFATQPPKGAA
- a CDS encoding DUF4231 domain-containing protein is translated as MSASFDVLPLVVGVTGHRDLPADAEAPLRKRFGEVLTRLKQRHPSMELLVLSGLAAGADLIAAEEAIERGHPVLGCLPMPQPEYEKDFTPAELERFRRVLPRCRDIVVVGKSASRAQNYVDVADFIAYYSHVLVAFWDGLPARGPGGTAQVVELRKGGIPSVVGDALVAYMPDVGPVFHIVTPRTGQPQPAQCYSLLDIYPERPSAGAKANPPGRSSGEQDFENALAHLERFNQDLAREPASMATDRLVAFGDRTDAAANEQQWQTLRSLRLLYIATALAGAAQLVLPTDGSFHIPSWAGIVARVGFLAVALVVFAIAKRSDYENRYQDYRAIAEALRVQYTWNCAGLRNRLVEASYLQMQQGELAWIRLALRTAYLITDVGTARADESPAHDECVRWIDNQLQYYEKAGKREEAHLARAHRATVLVVAAGGAISAVAASLIWSISHGWLAALAAHEPQVNHMLTYLATMPFALGGMLALLIRFYEQQRGFTENARRYQHMFTVFDAARRRLRDHTGDPLKVLEQLGHEALSEHADWLILHRDRPLSFVHT
- a CDS encoding patatin-like phospholipase family protein, whose product is MPDANTLLERRIAAPGPKKLLSIDGGGIRGLIALEFLARIETLLREKLGRSDLVLADYFDYVGGTSTGAIIATFISLGFPTQTILEFYRTGAHTMFEPSNVFLRLERKFGSNTFLAKLLNTVGVLSSSSMFTQEALAAKIKSVIGPDGDRDATLGTDKLRTLLLIVMRNASTDSPWPVSNNPRAKYNRLDLPDCNLSLPLWQLVRASTAAPVFFPPEVMHVGDQQFVFVDGGVTVYHNPAFLLFLMATLPPYAVEWPAGEENLLLVSVGTGTSENVNLRLRAREMNLMYNLQSLPSALIQAATTEQDLLCRVFGKARTGEAIDSEIGDLVGNRAPLAEKLFTYSRYNVDLSRQGLDKLGLNRIDEKAVQPFDIAHLDELQTVGKTAANRCISLADFDGFS